The following are encoded together in the Labrus mixtus chromosome 2, fLabMix1.1, whole genome shotgun sequence genome:
- the LOC132981765 gene encoding uncharacterized protein LOC132981765 isoform X1: protein MRCVWMVAYSVNISCWESVLRQDGDCQLEHIQGYNDLFKEACKFYIQGACFKGESCPYMHKSFPCKFFHRRGKCLQGEDCKFSHEPLSDLTKRLLDEALKREQELYELAKKAERESLEQPVNTDESKNIDADEPPDILSQPLRPNFYQHVETNAENESSSTQSEEPTENVKEEEKSHSSDAAQPPSSPSTYSNHKEPVCYSVEAVLGPQLSKPFPRFFTSTRSQESAPQPPSESTSVSVYQNLIPYSVEALLKSFKSVETPNPPPAQTLSYTPKANFAESAYSPLISDIQNKVWYSVNEGNKPRDKMFKSLPSLQTHTGLTSKTLPDLILDSEDHKTQVLSMQESLKPVHEVKSESCHSQRFFFSNSKGVIKESVHLSTENKPSVNCKSLFQVAPDKPRTVFPSASSLSSENQMKPNLFALTSDSGASFKPYGFPTGFTKFSSKAAVLTKPCDSADPASHLAVELPPESDPAHCSSNGPQVGRLAGGRKPALRTSFHNLFASPITDSMKPRSDSVTTSTSPKGSIQSPGPNPQSARLKSNHLLTAVNPDKAPTRSFVSLFEAPLNDAPLPGVSTPHYSQTFSASEKTVQTVDDVKEISRKPKFPNISPKPKVENEGNSAECKNPIMNPACGLVPGSVSEWSSSPTPCIVSETTTRADHQMPEMSLRKDVPASSILRNLFLHLSPYHQNEEQQDSAQIGNETKDKMNMGVFEKQQKKGKTKGRRW from the exons ATGCGTTGTGTGTGGATGGTCGCCTACTCTGTAAACATTTCCTGTTGGGAAAGTGTATTAAGGCAG GATGGCGACTGCCAGCTGGAACATATTCAGGGTTACAACGATCTCTTTAAGGAAGCGTGCAAGTTTTACATCCAAGGAGCCTGCTTTAAAGGAGAGAGCTGCCCCTACATGCACAA GTCCTTCCCTTGCAAGTTCTTCCACAGAAGAGGAAAATGTTTGCAGGGAGAAGATTGCAAATTTTCCCATGAGCCACTGAGTGACCTCACAAAGAGACTGTTGGATGAG GCACTAAAACGAGAACAGGAACTTTATGAACTGGCAAAGAAAGCTGAACGAGAGTCGTTGGAGCAGCCAGTGAATACAGACGAGTCCAAAAATATAGATGCAGATGAACCCCCTGATATACTCTCTCAACCACTGAG GCCTAACTTTTATCAGCATGTAGAGACAAACGCTGAGAATGAATCCTCGTCGACGCAATCGGAAGAACCAACTGAAAAcgtaaaggaagaagaaaaatcacatTCATCAGATGCTGCCCAACCTCCCAGTTCTCCATCAACTTACTCCAATCACAAGGAGCCAGTTTGTTATTCAGTTGAAGCAGTGCTTGGACCTCAACTATCAAAACCTTTCCCTCGTTTCTTCACATCTACAAGAAGTCAAGAATCTGCTCCCCAGCCTCCTTCTGAAAGCACCTCGGTGTCCGTATACCAAAACTTGATTCCCTACTCTGTTGAAGCTCTTCTCAAGTCTTTCAAATCAGTCGAAACACCCAATCCTCCTCCTGCACAAACTTTATCCTATACACCAAAAGCTAACTTTGCAGAAAGCGCTTATTCTCCGTTAATCTCGGATATACAAAATAAGGTCTGGTATTCAGTAAATGAAGGAAACAAACCCCGGGACAAAATGTTCAAGAGCCTGCCatccctccaaacacacacaggtctgacTTCAAAGACACTTCCTGATCTTattctggactctgaggatcaCAAGACACAAGTTTTGAGTATGCAAGAATCCCTGAAACCTGTTCATGAAGTCAAATCTGAGTCGTGTCATtctcagaggttttttttctccaatagCAAAGGAGTCATCAAAGAAAGTGTGCATCTGTCTACAGAAAATAAACCCTCTGTAAACTGTAAAAGTCTTTTTCAAGTGGCACCTGATAAGCCCAGAACAGTTTTTCCAAGTGCCTCTAGTCTGTCTTCTGAAAATCAGATGAAGCCAAATCTCTTTGCTCTCACGTCTGACTCGGGAGCCTCTTTTAAGCCGTATGGTTTTCCCACAGGTTTCACAAAGTTCTCAAGTAAAGCTGCcgttcttaccaaaccatgtgATTCTGCCGACCCTGCCAGTCACCTCGCAGTCGAACTACCCCCCGAGAGCGACCCGGCACACTGCAGCAGTAACGGGCCGCAGGTTGGTCGTTTGGCAGGTGGACGTAAACCGGCCCTGAGAACATCCTTTCATAACCTCTTTGCAAGCCCGATCACTGACTCCATGAAGCCTAGAAGTGATTCTGTAACAACTTCCACTTCTCCTAAAGGCTCGATTCAATCTCCTGGTCCTAATCCACAATCGGCACGTTTGAAAAGTAATCATCTTCTTACTGCAGTTAACCCTGACAAAGCCCCCACTCGGTCCTTTGTCAGCCTTTTTGAAGCTCCCCTCAATGACGCTCCTCTCCCAGGTGTATCCACACCACATTATTCACAGACTTTCTCTGCTTCAGAAAAGACAGTCCAGACGGTCGATGATGTGAAAGAAATCTCTCGTAAGCCAAAATTCCCTAACATCTCCCCGAAACCTAAAGTAGAAAATGAAGGCAATTCAGCTGAATGTAAAAATCCGATTATGAATCCCGCTTGTGGCCTCGTACCTGGTTCCGTCAGCGAGTGGTCTTCCAGTCCAACTCCTTGTATTGTGAGTGAAACTACAACCCGTGCTGATCATCAAATGCCTGAAATGTCACTCCGTAAAG ACGTCCCTGCAAGTTCAATTCTGAGGAATCTGTTTCTGCACTTGAGCCCGTACCACCAGAATGAAGAGCAACAGGACAGTGCTCAGATCG gAAATGAAACTAAGGACAAAATGAATATGGGGGTCTTTGAGAAGCAACAgaagaagggaaaaacaaaGGGCAGGAGATGGTAG
- the LOC132981779 gene encoding cyclin-dependent kinase 12-like, giving the protein MYSNRSEHSQRGQYNERSSRQGDGYDDRWKERCEPHGDQLQDSYHKHGGDRHRSAERTSRSREYGDSPKRMHSRDSLNRDWSRKSPVRRHVSLSDWGSSEKKRRRCTEDDEDDYKYRRETEDRSNRFSPDNFSRSRTTKDFKHSRPQDEDFKYSKTAQDSRHKYRHEEFNYRQQQDDLACRASSGYEKDRDSRERSWDRSRERKQSQDYTTKKYAKPRDRNDSPSTGYEDHRHNRARTSLNGSGGQSFNSNVFNQSSAAPEQKKAKGFQRFLDVLNKGVNVDMLTKIVTQNCDGEDDRAQSPPSFVQSADRPLSPSCVRGQQGRDKKNCHWSESVGPQRGASPHHRSFSPKRNFLSDERPLQRGEGERNCLSSSSRSRSPSVVEKTTLTPEEEHKHRQMQDVLQAIGMNLGFEELGQMSHRIQERLYGKRDSDREGHRRKSRERDTRHTYSPRLHSRSSSSRSSVSPPPQESDMKRDAASTPRDLTDIQQIQILQSAEYETNSSSNTFHDREDCETRSQEMSAVSQAFSQNHTYNLSEPSPPPVMPVYSPVNSSPLPFPALPPTLPPAPPPPLPPPFPPVPPPALPPALPPYMPHVGPTFLFPRQFPLLPGPRVPNLNLFPALLPPMRPLYPPHISSPPPFFNLPHVSPIPPINNTQNKKPQRPRCLQVIETKQA; this is encoded by the exons ATGTACTCCAACAGGTCTGAGCACAGTCAGAGGGGGCAGTACAATGAGAGAAGTTCAAGGCAGGGGGATGGCTATGATGACAGATGGAAAGAAAGATGTGAACCTCATGGAGATCAACTGCAGGATTCTTATCATAAACATGGCGGGGACAGACACAGAAGTGCAGAGAGGACGAGCAGAAGTAGAGAGTATGGGGACTCACCTAAGAGGATGCACAGTAGAGATTCACTGAACAGAGACTGGAGTAGAAAGAGCCCTGTAAGAAGACACGTGTCTTTATCTGATTGGGGATCCTCTGAAAAGAAAAGGCGGAGGTGTAcagaggatgatgaggatgattaCAAATACCGACGTGAGACTGAGGATAGATCAAATAGATTTTCTCCAGACAATTTCTCACGCTCACGTACAACCAAGGATTTTAAACACTCACGACCACAGGATGAAGATTTCAAATACAGTAAAACAGCACAAGACTCGAGACACAAATATCGACATGAGGAATTCAACTACAGGCAACAACAAGATGATTTAGCTTGCAGAGCATCATCTGGATATGAGAAAGATAGAGACAGCCGTGAAAGAAGCTGGGACCGTTCCCGAGAGAGGAAACAATCACAAGATTACACTACCAAG aaatatgCCAAACCCAGAGATAGGAATGACAGCCCTTCCACAGGCTATGAGGATCATCGTCATAATAGAGCAAGGACTTCTTTGAATGGATCTGGTGGACAG TCTTTCAATAGCAATGTCTTCAACCAAAGTTCTGCTGCTCCTGAGCAGAAGAAGGCCAAGGGTTTCCAACGCTTCCTAGATGTGCTCAACAAGGGTGTGAATGTTGACATGCTCACCAAGATAGTGACTCAGAACTGTGATGGAGAGGATGATCGAGCACAGTCTCCACCTTCATTCGTGCAGTCTGCAGACCGACCGTTGTCCCCAAGTTGTGTTAGAGGACAACAGGGAcgtgacaaaaaaaactgccattGGAGTGAAAGCGTGGGACCTCAGAGAGGCGCTTCTCCTCATCACAGGTCTTTCAGCCCAAAGAGGAACTTTCTGTCTGATGAAAGACCTCTGCAAAGGGGGGAAGGAGAACGCAACTGCTTGAGCTCCAGCAGTAGATCCAGGTCTCCGTCAGTGGTGGAAAAGACGACGCTGACACCTGAAGAGGAGCACAAGCACCGTCAAATGCAAGATGTTTTGCAGGCCATTGGCATGAATTTAGGATTTGAAGAACTAGGCCAAATGTCACATCGGATCCAGGAGCGTTTGTATGGAAAGAGGGACAGTGACAGGGAAGGCCATCgcagaaaaagcagagaaaggGACACAAGACATACGTATTCACCAAGACTGCATAGCAGGTCGTCATCAAGCAGATCAAGTGTTAGTCCGCCACCTCAGGAAAGTGACATGAAAAGGGATGCAGCTAGTACTCCGAGGGATCTAACAGACATACAACAAATACAGATACTTCAGTCGGCTGAATATGAGACAAACTCCAGCTCTAACACATTTCATGATAGGGAGGATTGTGAAACACGCTCTCAGGAAATGAGTGCTGTGTCTCAAGCATTTTCTCAAAATCACACATACAATTTGTCAGAGCCGTCTCCTCCACCTGTGATGCCAGTGTACTCTCCAGTAAACAGTTCACCCCTGCCCTTCCCAGCCCTGCCCCCCACTCTGCCTCCAGCTCCTCCCCCACCTCTACCTCCGCCTTTTCCACCCGTTCCGCCCCCAGCCCTCCCACCTGCTCTGCCTCCTTATATGCCCCATGTTGGACCCACGTTTTTATTTCCTCGCCAGTTTCCCCTTCTTCCTGGGCCCCGTGTCCCAAATTTGAACCTATTTCCAGCTCTACTTCCTCCAATGAGACCCCTATACCCGCCACACATTAGCAGTCCTCCACCATTCTTTAACCTTCCACATGTGAGCCCAATTCCGCCtataaacaacacacagaataaaaaaccACAGAGGCCTCGCTGTTTGCAGGTCATTGAAACAAAACAGGCTTGA
- the LOC132981632 gene encoding group XIIB secretory phospholipase A2-like protein, translating to MSRWALPAPLLLLLGLFIISAVSQEADDPAAVPPAPGPASDGTQAEAEDEEWGLHSLRGGFESASGYFDSMLEFMGGRDGVCQYRCRYGKDPIPRTGYEMPQPNGCSSYFFGLPVPEGMDMGIPAMTKCCNQLDMCYDTCGSNKYRCDSKFRWCLHSICSDLKKSLGFVSKVEACETVADTLFNTVWTLGCRPYMNSQRAACYCQGEERDEL from the exons ATGTCCCGTTGGGCCCTTCCTGCtcccctcctgctcctgctgggGCTCTTCATCATCAGTGCTGTCAGTCAGGAGGCCGACGACCCAGCAGCGGTACCACCAGCACCAGGCCCGGCTTCTGATGGCACGCAGGCAGAGGCTGAGGACGAGGAGTGGGGTCTTCACTCCCTGAGAGGAGGCTTCGAGTCAGCCAGCGGTTACTTTGACTCCATGCTCGAGTTTATGGGCGGACGTGATGGAGTGTGCCAATACCGCTGTCGTTATG GTAAAGATCCTATTCCTCGTACGGGCTACGAGATGCCACAACCAAATGGATGTAGCTCCTATTTCTTTGGCCTTCCTGTTCCAGAGGGG ATGGACATGGGAATCCCCGCCATGACCAAGTGCTGCAATCAGCTGGATATGTGTTACGACACCTGCGGCTCCAACAAGTACCGCTGCGACTCCAAGTTCCGCTGGTGCCTCCACAGCATCTGCTCAGACCTCAAGAAGAGTCTCGGCTTTGTTTCCAAAGTTGAAG cATGTGAAACAGTTGCAGACACCTTGTTCAACACAGTGTGGACTCTGGGCTGCAGACCTTACATGAACAGCCAGAGAGCAGCGTGCTACTGccaaggagaagagagagatgaaCTTTAG
- the LOC132981758 gene encoding uncharacterized protein LOC132981758, whose amino-acid sequence MDSLLWDAVQSLRRGRDPKHQSDANNSMDNASESNNNAQETYCEYSRCTNDRPQSIVGVNVGWEEPIPASCDFYNKESEAEDPDGAPLLEEDEDPELARKRNELREIEERIQQKRVSIALKKVVHVVNKASHGFSCNGESDGCEGPTLKGRVNAILQQRHSHSFLSKVHAPKEGPNSSSLPRDRHPLKLRVKAIMKQKHTDPVVLPTYREVADIPVPPPGQRKYAAEKEATSVDLGFQRFLSVLNKGEMPPPDHAESSKEKEAINNHLGFQNILNLFDKRKIPPRVQRAEKVQQFPSVLNKREMPPKGLEETSGKKEANSVNLSVQQFPSVLNKREMPPKGLEETSGKKEANSVNLGFQRFLSVLNKGVDMDVLSRIVNADSEVPLLGEEVLNIQPPPLENRLNLPFKNDSQRSTSGASLENHSSSSSRERKTDSQGHERSSSGSTFLSDDKKKNDRGECCFASSSCSKRSNSGASLESHSPISSGETKTKPIGRERSIIQGLSQADHRKDRGNHCFASSSRSKSPPVVKKKKKKEETPKVEEHQEHLQNILKTLGFSLEMEEMSKLADRTQERLYGKKRVESRGEQQSQQIVSHKHHRNFSPSSSSSSSSSSYSRSASRSSSPSPSRRLSYDRDSKQRRRSGRSRSKDISRDRLNQDGHQDSKKGKTQWDRDKDRKLCEETSVYDNPHTHQPIPVCQNSYPPGFPEFQNNNFPQYSDCDAYPSNTSVTATESCWVDPQDAYPAPFYTSRYPNLQHSFHHFPGPVAAPTKVRHCRLDINLLVNPDLSRSEGQVGPASRTRCLHVLTTQQPTSSGYLKVLAGGQMMNKKPKFRNQRQRRKHRNKLKLAQMAKFDVMEVTEKREKREKREEAPQKNEKDCLSEEEKQVPTEEEVKKNLRKMLDAFNQKPKPNVIQPYTSVPFETD is encoded by the exons ATGGATTCACTTCTCTGGGATGCTGTTCAAAGTCTGCGTAGAGGGCGGGACCCTAAACACCAGAGTGATGCAAATAACAGCATGGACAATGCCTCAGAAAGTAATAATAATGCCCAGGAAACTTACTGTGAATACTCAAGATGCACCAATGATAGACCACAAAGCATTGTTGGAGTGAATGTGGGATGGGAGGAACCCATTCCTGCATCATGTGACTTTTACAACAAGGAGTCAGAAGCCGAGGACCCAGATGGAGCGCCACTTttggaggaagatgaggatCCAGAGCTTGCAAGAAAGCGGAACGAGCTCAGAGAAATAGAGGAACGGATTCAACAAAAGAGGGTTTCGATTGCTCTGAAAAAAGTTGTGCATGTAGTGAACAAGGCAAGTCACGGCTTTTCTTGTAATGGTGAATCAGATGGATGTGAGGGTCCAACTCTTAAAGGCAGGGTGAATGCAATTTTGCAGCAACGACATTCTCACAGCTTTCTGTCAAAG GTCCACGCACCTAAAGAGGGACCCAACTCATCCAGCCTGCCAAGGGACCGACATCCCTTGAAGCTCAGAGTGAAGGCAATAATGAAGCAGAAACATACTGATCCCGTTGTTCTGCCAACATATAGAGAG GTGGCTGATATCCCAGTGCCTCCTCCAGGCCAAAGGAAGTATGCAGCAGAGAAGGAGGCGACCAGCGTGGACCTGGGATTCCAACGCTTCCTCAGTGTGCTCAACAAGGGAGAAATGCCTCCTCCAGACCACGCAGAGTCTTCAAAAGAGAAGGAGGCAATCAACAATCACCTGGGATTCCAGAACATCCTCAATCTGTTTGACAAGAGAAAAATACCTCCTCGAGTACAAAGAGCAGAAAAGGTCCAGCAGTTCCCCAGTGTActcaataaaagagaaatgcCTCCCAAAGGCCTCGAGGAaacttcaggaaaaaaagaggcaaacaGTGTGAACCTCAGTGTCCAGCAGTTCCCCAGTGTActcaataaaagagaaatgcCTCCCAAAGGCCTCGAGGAAACTTCAGGAAAAAAGGAGGCAAACAGTGTGAACCTGGGATTCCAGCGCTTCCTCAGTGTGCTCAACAAAGGAGTTGACATGGACGTGCTCAGTAGGATTGTCAATGCTGATAGCGAGGTTCCTCTGTTAGGTGAGGAGGTACTAAACATTCAGCCCCCTCCTTTAGAGAACAGGTTAAAtctgccttttaaaaatgacagtCAGCGATCCACCAGTGGAGCCTCACTGGAGAACCACAGTTCCAGCAGcagtagagagagaaagaccgaCTCACAAGGTCATGAGAGATCCAGCAGTGGGTCGACCTTCCTATCTGATGATAAGAAGAAGAACGACAGAGGAGAGTGTTGCTTTGCCTCGAGTAGTTGTTCCAAACGATCCAACAGTGGAGCCTCGCTGGAGAGCCACAGTCCCATCAGCAGTGGAGAGACAAAGACCAAGCCAATAGGTCGAGAGAGATCAATCATTCAGGGGCTCTCCCAGGCTGATCACAGAAAAGACAGAGGAAACCACTGCTTTGCCTCGAGTAGTCGATCCAAGTCTCCCCCTgtagtgaagaagaagaagaaaaaggaagaaacacCAAAGGTGGAGGAGCATCAAGAGCATCTCCAGAACATTCTTAAAACTTTGGGGTTTAGTCTGGAAATGGAGGAGATGAGCAAACTAGCAGACCGGACTCAGGAGAGGCTGTATGGAAAGAAGAGGGTTGAGAGCAGAGGGGAGCAGCAGAGTCAGCAGATAGTCTCTCACAAACATCACAGGAACTtctccccttcttcctcctcctcctcatcctcctcatcttaCTCAAGGTCAGCATCTAGAAGCTCAAGTCCCAGCCCTTCTCGCCGCCTGTCCTACGACAGAGACTCGAAACAAAGGAGAAGGTCTGGACGCAGCCGCTCAAAAGACATAAGCAGAGATAGACTGAACCAAGACGGCCATCAGGACAGTAAAAAGGGGAAGACGCAGTGGGATAGAGACAAAGATAGAAAACTGTGTGAAGAAACCTCTGTATATGATAATCCACATACACATCAACCAATCCCTGTTTGTCAAAATTCCTACCCTCCTGGTTTTCCTGAATTCCAGAATAACAATTTTCCTCAGTACTCCGACTGTGATGCCTATCCCAGCAACACTTCCGTTACTGCCACTGAGTCTTGCTGGGTGGATCCTCAGGATGCCTATCCTGCACCCTTTTATACTAGCAGGTATCCTAATCTCCAACACTCCTTCCATCACTTCCCTGGCCCTGTAGCAGCACCTACAAAGGTCCGTCATTGCAGACTTGACATTAACTTACTTGTGAATCCAGATCTGTCGAGAAGTGAAGGACAAGTCGGGCCAGCTTCTCGCACTCGGTGCCTGCATGTTCTCACCACTCAGCAGCCAACTTCTTCAGGCTATTTAAAGGTACTGGCAGGAGGccaaatgatgaataaaaaacctAAATTTAGGAATCAAcgtcaaagaagaaaacacagaaacaaactaaaatTAGCACAGATGGCAAAGTTTGATGTGATGGAGGTGAcggagaagagggagaagagggagaagagggaggaggccccacagaaaaatgaaaaggattGTTTGtcagaagaggaaaaacaggTGCCCACAGAAGAGGAAGTGAAGAAGAACCTGAGGAAAATG cTCGATGCATTTAACCAGAAGCCGAAGCCAAATGTCATACAGCCGTACACCTCAGTGCCTTTTGAGACTGATTAA
- the LOC132981765 gene encoding uncharacterized protein LOC132981765 isoform X2 codes for MRCVWMVAYSVNISCWESVLRQDGDCQLEHIQGYNDLFKEACKFYIQGACFKGESCPYMHKSFPCKFFHRRGKCLQGEDCKFSHEPLSDLTKRLLDEALKREQELYELAKKAERESLEQPVNTDESKNIDADEPPDILSQPLRPNFYQHVETNAENESSSTQSEEPTENVKEEEKSHSSDAAQPPSSPSTYSNHKEPVCYSVEAVLGPQLSKPFPRFFTSTRSQESAPQPPSESTSVSVYQNLIPYSVEALLKSFKSVETPNPPPAQTLSYTPKANFAESAYSPLISDIQNKVWYSVNEGNKPRDKMFKSLPSLQTHTGLTSKTLPDLILDSEDHKTQVLSMQESLKPVHEVKSESCHSQRFFFSNSKGVIKESVHLSTENKPSVNCKSLFQVAPDKPRTVFPSASSLSSENQMKPNLFALTSDSGASFKPYGFPTGFTKFSSKAAVLTKPCDSADPASHLAVELPPESDPAHCSSNGPQVGRLAGGRKPALRTSFHNLFASPITDSMKPRSDSVTTSTSPKGSIQSPGPNPQSARLKSNHLLTAVNPDKAPTRSFVSLFEAPLNDAPLPGVSTPHYSQTFSASEKTVQTVDDVKEISRKPKFPNISPKPKVENEGNSAECKNPIMNPACGLVPGSVSEWSSSPTPCIVSETTTRADHQMPEMSLRKDVPASSILRNLFLHLSPYHQNEEQQDSAQIGNETKDKMNMGVFEKQQKKGKTKGRR; via the exons ATGCGTTGTGTGTGGATGGTCGCCTACTCTGTAAACATTTCCTGTTGGGAAAGTGTATTAAGGCAG GATGGCGACTGCCAGCTGGAACATATTCAGGGTTACAACGATCTCTTTAAGGAAGCGTGCAAGTTTTACATCCAAGGAGCCTGCTTTAAAGGAGAGAGCTGCCCCTACATGCACAA GTCCTTCCCTTGCAAGTTCTTCCACAGAAGAGGAAAATGTTTGCAGGGAGAAGATTGCAAATTTTCCCATGAGCCACTGAGTGACCTCACAAAGAGACTGTTGGATGAG GCACTAAAACGAGAACAGGAACTTTATGAACTGGCAAAGAAAGCTGAACGAGAGTCGTTGGAGCAGCCAGTGAATACAGACGAGTCCAAAAATATAGATGCAGATGAACCCCCTGATATACTCTCTCAACCACTGAG GCCTAACTTTTATCAGCATGTAGAGACAAACGCTGAGAATGAATCCTCGTCGACGCAATCGGAAGAACCAACTGAAAAcgtaaaggaagaagaaaaatcacatTCATCAGATGCTGCCCAACCTCCCAGTTCTCCATCAACTTACTCCAATCACAAGGAGCCAGTTTGTTATTCAGTTGAAGCAGTGCTTGGACCTCAACTATCAAAACCTTTCCCTCGTTTCTTCACATCTACAAGAAGTCAAGAATCTGCTCCCCAGCCTCCTTCTGAAAGCACCTCGGTGTCCGTATACCAAAACTTGATTCCCTACTCTGTTGAAGCTCTTCTCAAGTCTTTCAAATCAGTCGAAACACCCAATCCTCCTCCTGCACAAACTTTATCCTATACACCAAAAGCTAACTTTGCAGAAAGCGCTTATTCTCCGTTAATCTCGGATATACAAAATAAGGTCTGGTATTCAGTAAATGAAGGAAACAAACCCCGGGACAAAATGTTCAAGAGCCTGCCatccctccaaacacacacaggtctgacTTCAAAGACACTTCCTGATCTTattctggactctgaggatcaCAAGACACAAGTTTTGAGTATGCAAGAATCCCTGAAACCTGTTCATGAAGTCAAATCTGAGTCGTGTCATtctcagaggttttttttctccaatagCAAAGGAGTCATCAAAGAAAGTGTGCATCTGTCTACAGAAAATAAACCCTCTGTAAACTGTAAAAGTCTTTTTCAAGTGGCACCTGATAAGCCCAGAACAGTTTTTCCAAGTGCCTCTAGTCTGTCTTCTGAAAATCAGATGAAGCCAAATCTCTTTGCTCTCACGTCTGACTCGGGAGCCTCTTTTAAGCCGTATGGTTTTCCCACAGGTTTCACAAAGTTCTCAAGTAAAGCTGCcgttcttaccaaaccatgtgATTCTGCCGACCCTGCCAGTCACCTCGCAGTCGAACTACCCCCCGAGAGCGACCCGGCACACTGCAGCAGTAACGGGCCGCAGGTTGGTCGTTTGGCAGGTGGACGTAAACCGGCCCTGAGAACATCCTTTCATAACCTCTTTGCAAGCCCGATCACTGACTCCATGAAGCCTAGAAGTGATTCTGTAACAACTTCCACTTCTCCTAAAGGCTCGATTCAATCTCCTGGTCCTAATCCACAATCGGCACGTTTGAAAAGTAATCATCTTCTTACTGCAGTTAACCCTGACAAAGCCCCCACTCGGTCCTTTGTCAGCCTTTTTGAAGCTCCCCTCAATGACGCTCCTCTCCCAGGTGTATCCACACCACATTATTCACAGACTTTCTCTGCTTCAGAAAAGACAGTCCAGACGGTCGATGATGTGAAAGAAATCTCTCGTAAGCCAAAATTCCCTAACATCTCCCCGAAACCTAAAGTAGAAAATGAAGGCAATTCAGCTGAATGTAAAAATCCGATTATGAATCCCGCTTGTGGCCTCGTACCTGGTTCCGTCAGCGAGTGGTCTTCCAGTCCAACTCCTTGTATTGTGAGTGAAACTACAACCCGTGCTGATCATCAAATGCCTGAAATGTCACTCCGTAAAG ACGTCCCTGCAAGTTCAATTCTGAGGAATCTGTTTCTGCACTTGAGCCCGTACCACCAGAATGAAGAGCAACAGGACAGTGCTCAGATCG gAAATGAAACTAAGGACAAAATGAATATGGGGGTCTTTGAGAAGCAACAgaagaagggaaaaacaaaGGGCAGGAGATG A